Proteins from a genomic interval of Sphingobacterium sp. SYP-B4668:
- a CDS encoding GrpB family protein, with the protein MKLKFEDYNPSWSTDFEAIKIALLDTIGAVDPVIEHIGSTAVEGLSAKPIIDILIGVRDEEALEKIIVPLVNNGYVYYPIYNSMMPYRRFFVKHRVSPEHLSIAPIISEEVQIPKSTEEHNHRLAHIHILPYNSEHWIRHIAFRDYLRVHPVVTAQYQALKAQLSRQEWSDGNEYNASKNEFIKTEEQHAIDWYKEQQHL; encoded by the coding sequence ATGAAACTCAAATTTGAAGATTATAATCCGAGCTGGTCAACGGATTTTGAAGCAATAAAGATTGCGCTCTTGGATACGATAGGGGCAGTGGATCCAGTCATCGAACACATCGGTAGTACAGCTGTCGAAGGCCTATCCGCCAAACCTATCATCGATATATTGATCGGAGTGCGAGATGAAGAGGCATTGGAGAAGATAATCGTTCCCCTTGTCAATAATGGCTACGTCTATTATCCGATATACAACAGCATGATGCCCTACAGACGATTTTTTGTAAAGCATCGTGTATCACCGGAGCATCTTTCGATAGCACCTATCATTTCGGAAGAAGTCCAGATTCCAAAAAGTACCGAGGAACACAATCATCGCTTAGCACACATACACATCCTACCCTACAATTCCGAACATTGGATCAGGCATATTGCCTTTAGGGACTACCTTCGCGTGCATCCGGTCGTTACAGCGCAGTATCAGGCATTGAAGGCGCAATTGAGCAGGCAGGAATGGAGCGACGGAAACGAATACAACGCCTCGAAGAACGAGTTTATCAAGACGGAGGAACAGCATGCCATTGATTGGTATAAGGAGCAACAGCACCTGTGA
- a CDS encoding LamG domain-containing protein has translation MKTIFLNRTMSRYVLMFFVLTLLSCSKDKEGIVDGTRLEERIVDAELILSTSEEGVEEGDFAPGAKQILKDRVDWARMILTTAVREEAIVNAEEILAKAIETFHTNVVKSGVPLYGKGAYFRYGTFGDFNITGQFSISCRVRFSSFGSDALGNIFVVGLDGAEAVILRYTKDGKIEAYINNGGWLGGGLDSAPLQLDKWYHLSLTYSGKDLVAYLDGDIVLNLKGNGNPLAVASNFFVQSGVNPGYPSRFMLGNIIDVSIWNVVRSPMQVQGDFENGVELGSEGLVAHWPLDVNLGNSILDRTGKYTAKGTAINWQDK, from the coding sequence ATGAAAACGATTTTTTTGAATAGAACGATGTCTAGATATGTGTTGATGTTTTTCGTTTTGACACTATTATCTTGTTCCAAAGATAAAGAAGGTATAGTAGATGGCACACGCTTGGAGGAGCGTATCGTTGATGCGGAGTTGATCTTGTCAACTTCAGAGGAAGGTGTCGAGGAAGGGGATTTTGCGCCAGGAGCAAAACAGATTCTGAAAGACAGAGTTGACTGGGCTCGGATGATCTTGACCACTGCTGTTCGTGAAGAGGCTATTGTCAATGCAGAAGAGATATTGGCCAAGGCTATTGAAACATTCCATACCAATGTTGTCAAAAGCGGTGTACCGTTATATGGTAAGGGAGCCTATTTCCGTTATGGAACCTTTGGTGATTTTAACATTACGGGACAGTTTAGTATTTCTTGTAGGGTGCGCTTTAGTAGCTTTGGTTCAGACGCTCTGGGTAATATCTTTGTGGTCGGTTTGGATGGAGCTGAAGCGGTTATCCTAAGATATACCAAAGACGGGAAAATTGAAGCGTATATAAACAACGGAGGTTGGTTGGGAGGAGGATTAGATAGTGCTCCTCTTCAGCTTGATAAGTGGTATCATTTGTCCTTAACCTACAGTGGCAAGGATTTGGTAGCCTATTTGGATGGAGATATCGTCCTGAATCTGAAGGGTAATGGTAACCCCCTGGCCGTAGCTTCTAATTTCTTCGTTCAGAGTGGTGTTAATCCCGGTTATCCCTCCCGATTTATGTTGGGCAATATTATTGATGTTAGTATTTGGAATGTGGTTAGGTCGCCTATGCAAGTTCAAGGAGATTTCGAAAATGGGGTTGAGTTAGGGAGTGAAGGTCTGGTTGCGCATTGGCCCCTAGACGTGAATCTCGGAAACTCCATTCTTGATCGCACTGGGAAATATACGGCAAAGGGTACTGCTATCAATTGGCAAGATAAGTAA
- a CDS encoding DUF7133 domain-containing protein has translation MKRTLNLLFLFPVLLGFANNIEKPAQHHVPTHNKLYSPTAVLHVQDSLKTLPGAPADLLMTSFTGPDLTPSPACLAVAPTGEVYVGVDMIGSLGKDMGKGFIRRFVDTDNDGKMDTHTDFARVDNPRGIFVLGDQVFVLHTTFDATSGKATGMDLVVFEDKNQDGIADGAAKPLVVGLSNTKYIQERGTDHATNGIRMGIDGWIYIAVGDFGFHNASGTDGKKLTMLGGGILRVRPDGKELEVYTHGLRNIYDVAIDPYMNIFTRDNTNDGGGWDIRFSHQIQSGEYGYPLLFQNFTEEIIPALAMLGGGSGTGSLYMDEDTWPAKYNKVPMMADWGRSYLYLHHVTPDGPSFLQKEEEFIKLPQITDLDVDGSGRLYLAAWDGAGYSGNPDKGYVVRAVPKGWQYKAFPNTKKASISELTKLLKSGSATARLYASQELLARPVEEAASAALSIAKDKNLDLTVRVAALYTYAQVEGAKAIPALVELAKEDLLREFALRALTDRMGSLDQVPIDPFIDGLKDPAVRVQTVSMVGLGRLGRVEAANALLQTKVPVSFVAPAKGVEGPHHVPNSAIIPAHLAVKALVRLNAVNASVGFLGTENPDLALWAMRYMHDTRAVDGLIAAYTKTKDQKMKDKILVTLARLYKQEAAYDASWWWGTRPDSHGPYYKGVVWESSPVIEKFLKAESAKAGAAKRQFFTDLNAKFRMEITAFDVVKKETPVNEGKEKKVDLAKITNQKGQVGKTSIEDIMLALAKIKGDPVKGKALFTKQGCYACHSIKKGEEMKGPFMGQIGAIMNREQIAESILKPNASISQGFSTVYIGTKDKKSYMGFITQETADKVVMRDIAGSVTTIKKSNIASRKEMPNSMMPTGLANSLSIDEFAALVAFLEKQK, from the coding sequence ATGAAGAGGACACTCAACCTATTGTTTCTCTTTCCTGTATTATTAGGATTTGCCAATAATATAGAAAAGCCAGCACAACATCATGTACCAACACACAATAAACTTTATTCCCCCACGGCGGTATTGCACGTTCAGGATAGTCTAAAGACCTTGCCTGGAGCTCCGGCAGACCTCCTGATGACGTCCTTCACCGGGCCTGACCTTACTCCGAGTCCCGCCTGTCTGGCGGTAGCACCCACTGGCGAAGTGTATGTTGGTGTAGATATGATCGGATCATTAGGCAAGGATATGGGCAAAGGGTTTATTCGCCGATTTGTCGATACCGACAATGATGGAAAAATGGATACACATACCGATTTCGCGCGTGTGGACAATCCTCGCGGTATTTTCGTCCTGGGCGATCAAGTCTTTGTCTTACATACCACATTCGATGCTACCAGCGGAAAAGCGACGGGGATGGATTTGGTCGTTTTTGAGGATAAGAATCAAGACGGCATTGCTGATGGCGCGGCCAAGCCACTTGTTGTTGGGTTGAGCAATACCAAGTACATCCAAGAACGAGGCACAGACCATGCTACCAATGGCATTAGAATGGGGATTGATGGGTGGATCTACATTGCTGTCGGCGATTTCGGGTTTCACAATGCCTCCGGTACGGATGGTAAGAAATTGACCATGCTAGGAGGGGGGATCCTGCGGGTGCGTCCGGATGGCAAAGAGCTGGAGGTCTATACCCACGGTTTGCGCAATATCTATGACGTAGCCATCGATCCCTATATGAACATATTCACTCGCGACAATACCAATGACGGTGGCGGTTGGGATATCCGATTCTCCCATCAGATTCAATCTGGGGAATATGGCTACCCACTATTGTTCCAAAATTTCACAGAAGAGATCATCCCTGCCTTGGCCATGCTAGGAGGGGGATCTGGTACAGGATCTTTGTATATGGATGAAGATACCTGGCCTGCAAAGTATAATAAGGTGCCGATGATGGCCGATTGGGGACGTAGCTACTTATATCTACATCATGTCACTCCAGATGGACCAAGTTTTCTGCAGAAAGAAGAAGAGTTTATCAAATTGCCTCAGATTACCGACTTGGATGTAGATGGTTCCGGTAGGTTGTATTTGGCTGCTTGGGATGGCGCCGGTTATTCAGGCAATCCAGATAAGGGCTACGTGGTACGTGCTGTCCCTAAAGGCTGGCAGTATAAGGCATTCCCGAATACCAAGAAAGCATCCATCTCCGAACTAACAAAATTATTGAAATCCGGCAGTGCGACCGCTAGGCTCTATGCATCACAAGAGCTTTTGGCCAGACCTGTTGAAGAAGCCGCCAGTGCTGCATTAAGTATTGCCAAGGACAAGAATTTGGACTTGACTGTCCGCGTAGCCGCCCTCTACACCTATGCGCAAGTCGAGGGGGCAAAGGCGATACCAGCGTTGGTCGAGCTCGCCAAAGAAGATCTGCTTCGCGAGTTTGCCTTGCGCGCCTTGACCGATCGAATGGGCAGTCTGGATCAGGTTCCTATCGACCCCTTTATCGATGGATTAAAGGATCCCGCAGTACGTGTGCAGACCGTTTCTATGGTAGGCTTGGGGCGTTTAGGTCGCGTTGAAGCAGCCAATGCACTGTTGCAGACCAAGGTGCCAGTTTCTTTTGTGGCACCTGCCAAAGGGGTCGAAGGCCCGCATCATGTACCCAATTCGGCTATTATCCCAGCTCATTTGGCGGTCAAAGCTTTGGTTCGATTGAACGCCGTGAATGCAAGCGTCGGGTTTTTAGGGACCGAAAATCCCGATCTCGCGCTGTGGGCCATGCGCTACATGCATGATACTCGCGCTGTTGATGGGCTTATTGCCGCCTATACCAAGACAAAGGACCAAAAAATGAAAGATAAGATATTGGTGACTCTAGCTCGTTTGTACAAGCAGGAGGCGGCCTATGATGCTTCATGGTGGTGGGGCACCCGTCCAGATTCGCATGGCCCCTATTATAAAGGCGTTGTGTGGGAATCTTCCCCGGTTATCGAAAAATTCCTGAAAGCCGAGAGCGCAAAAGCTGGAGCCGCCAAAAGGCAGTTCTTTACCGATTTGAATGCCAAGTTCCGGATGGAAATTACAGCTTTCGATGTGGTGAAAAAAGAAACACCCGTAAATGAGGGGAAAGAGAAAAAAGTGGATTTGGCCAAGATTACCAATCAAAAAGGCCAAGTCGGCAAGACGTCAATAGAGGATATCATGTTAGCACTCGCCAAAATCAAAGGCGACCCCGTCAAAGGAAAGGCACTCTTTACCAAGCAGGGATGTTATGCTTGCCATAGCATCAAGAAAGGTGAAGAAATGAAAGGACCTTTTATGGGGCAGATTGGTGCAATCATGAATCGCGAACAGATTGCCGAGTCTATCTTAAAACCGAATGCGTCCATTTCGCAAGGCTTTTCGACCGTATATATCGGAACGAAAGACAAGAAAAGCTATATGGGCTTTATCACACAAGAGACGGCAGACAAGGTGGTCATGAGAGATATTGCGGGATCGGTCACGACCATCAAAAAAAGTAATATTGCGTCTCGAAAAGAGATGCCCAACTCTATGATGCCTACTGGCTTGGCCAATTCATTGTCCATTGATGAATTTGCAGCCCTCGTCGCCTTTTTAGAGAAGCAAAAGTAA
- a CDS encoding ThuA domain-containing protein — MNKAILSKLFLLLILVSVLSSCNKKRSGKPRVLVFSKTAGFHHSSIEKGNTALQKLGLENNFDVDTTTNADWITEDSLKHYSAVVFLNTTGDLLNHYQEADFERYIQAGGGFVGIHGAADAEYDWGWYGRLVGGYFATHPEVKEGELTIVDKKHPATKPLPDTWLHTDEWYVFKKLYQPIRVLMTIDKNVYANPEQMTETPMAWYHDFDGGRSFYTGLGHQEEDYTDSLFLKHLLGGIEYAIGSNYELDYNKAKTKRVPEEERFTKVSLGVGEFSEPTEMAILPNLDILVAQRRGELLLYNQTTKKVEQVGLLDVYHKTEVPNVNAEEGFMGLTLDPDFEKNHYIYAFYSPKDTSVNRLSRFEFTDNKLNLASEKIVLEFYSQRNICCHTGGSLTFGKDRNLYVSTGDNSTPFDEKGQQFVSNGYSPRDDRPGHEQYDAARSAGNTNDLRGKILRIKMNKDGSYTIPKGNLFAKGQANTKPEIYVMGNRNPYRISIDKKTDFLYWGEVGPDANIDSLGRGPKGYDEVNQARVAGFFGWPFFVGNNYAYHPYNYQTGESGQAFDAQKPINSSRNNTGISTLPPAQPAFIWYPYGDSPDFPQVGSGGRNAMTGPVYHSDMVPKETGYSDYYDGKLFIYDWIRGWIKAVTMLPNGDFDKMEPFMPHVKWASPIDMELGPDGKLYVLEYGSGWFSKNPDAALSRIDYNGGELASQRARKATAAKKASGDTDYKDMDKADGSLGHKEGTDTPKGEALILASDCKACHAAEAKSVGPSYKEVAKRYKDKKDAVSLLSEKIIKGGSGVWGEVAMPAHPSLKKEDAHEMVNWILSL, encoded by the coding sequence ATGAATAAAGCAATTTTATCAAAGCTTTTTCTTTTACTGATTTTGGTATCGGTTCTAAGTTCTTGCAATAAAAAGCGATCAGGCAAACCTCGTGTCTTGGTTTTTAGTAAAACCGCAGGTTTCCATCACAGTTCCATTGAAAAAGGGAATACCGCTCTTCAGAAATTGGGACTCGAAAACAATTTTGATGTAGATACGACGACCAATGCAGATTGGATTACCGAGGATTCCTTAAAGCACTACTCAGCGGTCGTTTTCCTCAATACCACGGGCGATTTGTTGAATCATTATCAGGAAGCCGATTTTGAGCGTTATATCCAAGCCGGAGGAGGTTTTGTCGGGATACATGGGGCGGCCGACGCCGAATACGATTGGGGATGGTATGGACGACTGGTGGGTGGATATTTTGCTACCCATCCGGAGGTCAAGGAAGGCGAATTGACGATAGTGGACAAAAAGCACCCTGCGACAAAGCCCTTACCGGATACTTGGTTACATACCGATGAATGGTATGTCTTTAAAAAATTGTACCAACCTATCCGTGTCCTGATGACTATCGATAAGAATGTCTATGCCAACCCCGAGCAAATGACCGAAACGCCTATGGCTTGGTACCATGATTTTGACGGAGGCCGTTCTTTTTATACTGGATTAGGACACCAAGAAGAGGATTATACCGATTCGCTATTTCTGAAACACCTATTGGGTGGCATCGAATATGCCATTGGAAGCAACTACGAATTGGACTACAATAAAGCTAAAACAAAACGAGTTCCTGAAGAAGAAAGATTTACGAAAGTGTCGCTTGGTGTAGGCGAATTCTCTGAACCCACAGAAATGGCTATCCTGCCCAATCTGGATATTTTGGTTGCACAACGTCGCGGCGAGTTGTTGTTATATAATCAAACGACAAAAAAAGTAGAGCAGGTAGGCCTTTTGGATGTCTATCATAAAACGGAAGTACCCAATGTGAATGCAGAGGAAGGATTTATGGGGCTTACCCTAGATCCTGATTTCGAGAAAAATCATTACATCTATGCTTTTTATAGCCCTAAAGATACCTCTGTTAATCGCTTATCCCGGTTTGAGTTTACCGACAATAAGCTGAATCTCGCATCCGAGAAGATTGTGCTTGAATTTTATTCCCAACGTAATATTTGTTGCCACACAGGTGGTTCCCTCACTTTTGGTAAAGACAGGAATCTGTATGTATCGACAGGCGACAATTCGACACCATTCGACGAAAAAGGCCAGCAATTCGTGAGCAATGGCTACTCTCCTCGGGACGATCGTCCCGGACATGAGCAGTATGACGCCGCTCGGAGTGCTGGGAATACGAATGACTTACGGGGTAAAATATTGCGGATCAAAATGAATAAGGATGGTTCTTATACGATTCCAAAAGGTAATTTATTTGCAAAGGGTCAGGCGAATACCAAGCCCGAGATCTATGTCATGGGCAATCGAAATCCATATCGTATCTCCATTGACAAGAAGACCGATTTTCTATATTGGGGAGAGGTCGGCCCTGATGCCAATATAGATAGTTTGGGCAGAGGCCCCAAAGGCTATGATGAGGTGAATCAAGCCCGTGTGGCAGGTTTTTTTGGATGGCCATTTTTCGTTGGCAACAATTATGCTTACCACCCCTACAATTATCAGACAGGGGAGAGTGGGCAGGCTTTTGATGCCCAAAAGCCAATCAACAGCTCTCGCAATAATACCGGTATTAGCACCCTTCCGCCAGCACAGCCGGCCTTTATTTGGTATCCATATGGCGATTCCCCAGACTTTCCACAAGTAGGTTCGGGTGGACGCAATGCGATGACCGGCCCTGTATATCATTCGGATATGGTGCCCAAGGAAACCGGCTACTCGGATTACTATGATGGCAAGCTATTTATCTATGATTGGATCCGAGGATGGATCAAAGCGGTGACGATGTTGCCTAATGGTGATTTTGATAAAATGGAACCTTTTATGCCACATGTCAAATGGGCCTCACCGATTGATATGGAATTGGGACCTGATGGCAAGTTATATGTATTAGAGTATGGTAGCGGTTGGTTCAGTAAAAATCCCGATGCTGCTTTATCCCGGATTGACTATAATGGCGGCGAACTTGCTTCACAACGTGCTCGTAAGGCTACAGCAGCAAAAAAGGCATCTGGTGATACCGATTACAAAGACATGGACAAGGCTGATGGATCGTTGGGACATAAAGAAGGGACCGACACCCCAAAGGGTGAAGCTTTGATACTCGCATCAGACTGTAAGGCCTGCCACGCAGCAGAAGCAAAGTCCGTCGGCCCGAGTTATAAGGAAGTAGCCAAGCGCTATAAAGACAAAAAAGATGCAGTATCGCTATTGTCCGAGAAAATCATCAAGGGCGGCAGTGGTGTATGGGGCGAGGTAGCCATGCCTGCACACCCCTCTTTAAAGAAGGAAGATGCACATGAGATGGTCAATTGGATATTGTCCTTATAG
- a CDS encoding RagB/SusD family nutrient uptake outer membrane protein: MKSILIKICLIAVLVIGLVRCSYLEEESYGATVGVFDTEEGSDALVHLLYSKINNLYGGGFTFGILSESGTDIWLRGNNNGAIELTDYKGLDGYEGNLAWLWNHCYKAVWNSNLFLETIDNVPYENEATKKYRKAEVLTLQAMFLWIITETWGGAYLPQTTAVEEGLAARRSDRQAFYERIIGNLETALTLVSVDKAVERGRVDYWVIKSFLARMYLYAEDWQKAIDASSDVILNGGYVLSPNWKDLWDASKTNSEFIWTSEFSSDEAFGGGSGVWWQASQMFIDRFAGVQTELGWTGYGGCRMLPSKFYLDLFDKEADLRWEQGHQWVWYYNDPNDNTSEFPLMKTMYSDTALFLYNGVFTPEQREYTKKRYTAFDISDQYDERGVPKDRFTFVGVSKFDDHTRPSSMSTLSSRNYPVIRLAELYLIRAEANMRKAAPDRQAAADDINFLRRRIVKPGFEDRMKVQAANMDIDFLLDERGRELTGEFQRWFDLRRTGKLLERVKMANPDASAFIKDFHQYRPIPQEQFDGMPDPSTLGQNPGY; the protein is encoded by the coding sequence ATGAAAAGCATACTAATAAAAATCTGTCTGATAGCAGTTCTTGTCATAGGATTGGTTCGATGCAGTTATTTGGAAGAAGAGTCCTACGGAGCTACGGTAGGAGTATTCGATACCGAGGAGGGGAGTGATGCCCTAGTACATCTATTGTATTCAAAAATAAACAATTTATATGGGGGCGGGTTTACTTTCGGTATTTTGTCAGAGAGCGGTACTGATATTTGGTTACGGGGCAATAATAATGGAGCAATTGAATTAACAGATTATAAGGGTCTGGATGGCTATGAAGGAAATTTAGCCTGGTTATGGAACCATTGTTATAAAGCGGTTTGGAATAGCAATTTGTTTTTAGAGACAATAGACAATGTCCCGTATGAGAACGAGGCTACAAAAAAATACCGCAAGGCCGAAGTGTTGACCTTACAAGCCATGTTTTTGTGGATTATTACCGAGACATGGGGTGGAGCATATCTTCCGCAGACTACCGCGGTAGAGGAGGGTTTGGCAGCAAGGCGTTCCGATAGACAGGCATTTTATGAACGCATAATAGGCAATTTGGAAACCGCCCTTACATTGGTCTCGGTAGACAAGGCCGTGGAGCGAGGGCGTGTCGATTATTGGGTGATTAAATCATTTCTAGCTCGAATGTACCTATATGCAGAGGATTGGCAAAAGGCTATCGATGCATCATCCGATGTTATTTTGAATGGGGGGTACGTATTATCTCCGAATTGGAAAGATCTTTGGGATGCTTCCAAAACCAATTCGGAGTTTATCTGGACTTCCGAATTTTCATCTGATGAAGCTTTTGGTGGTGGCAGTGGTGTTTGGTGGCAGGCCAGTCAAATGTTTATTGATAGATTCGCCGGAGTACAGACTGAGTTGGGGTGGACGGGCTATGGTGGATGTCGGATGTTACCCAGCAAGTTCTATCTTGATCTTTTTGACAAGGAGGCTGATTTGAGGTGGGAGCAAGGGCATCAGTGGGTTTGGTACTATAATGATCCCAATGACAATACTTCTGAATTTCCATTGATGAAAACAATGTACAGCGATACAGCCTTGTTCCTGTATAATGGGGTTTTTACGCCAGAACAACGAGAATATACCAAAAAAAGGTATACGGCATTTGATATTTCGGATCAATACGACGAGAGGGGCGTCCCTAAAGATCGGTTTACTTTTGTGGGGGTCAGTAAGTTTGACGATCATACTCGACCAAGTTCAATGTCGACACTCTCCAGTCGAAATTATCCCGTTATCAGACTTGCTGAGCTTTATTTAATCCGTGCCGAAGCAAATATGCGCAAGGCAGCTCCAGATCGCCAGGCAGCAGCGGATGATATCAATTTTTTGCGTAGGCGAATAGTAAAACCAGGTTTTGAAGACAGAATGAAGGTACAAGCTGCAAATATGGATATTGATTTTTTATTGGATGAACGTGGTAGAGAGCTCACAGGAGAGTTTCAGCGTTGGTTTGACCTCCGTCGTACAGGTAAATTGCTTGAGCGAGTTAAGATGGCCAATCCAGACGCTTCGGCCTTTATCAAGGATTTTCACCAGTACCGTCCTATTCCACAAGAGCAGTTTGATGGAATGCCCGATCCAAGCACGTTGGGTCAAAACCCTGGATATTAG